The Sporomusa termitida genome has a window encoding:
- a CDS encoding ABC transporter ATP-binding protein: MLAEKEAILTIEHIVKRFPAAGGRMLTACNDVSLSLYRGETLGVVGESGCGKSTLVKLIMQLYAPTSGAICYRGEDLTRLKGERMRQSRRHVQMVFQDPAQAFNPKMKIKDILCEPLRNFKLIKDSEAGEKAEALLRMVELPEQFADRYPGNMSGGQRQRVGIARALALGPDILVCDEATSALDVSVQKKIVELLVRIQQEKNLSMIFICHDLALISQISHRIAVMYLGNIVEVLAGSELNKAQHPYTKALLQSVFPVKKKGGTAVRTLAGEIPSPLDLPPGCPFQTRCPESREICSQEKPALEEIAPGHSAACHLLKAQQPSGRPA, from the coding sequence ATGTTGGCTGAAAAGGAAGCGATCCTGACAATCGAGCATATCGTAAAACGCTTCCCGGCAGCTGGCGGGCGCATGCTGACAGCCTGCAATGATGTGTCGCTGTCGCTTTACCGGGGCGAAACACTTGGCGTTGTTGGCGAGAGCGGCTGCGGTAAAAGCACGCTTGTAAAACTTATTATGCAGCTCTATGCGCCGACGAGCGGGGCTATTTGCTATCGGGGCGAGGATCTCACGCGACTTAAGGGCGAGCGTATGCGGCAGAGCCGTCGGCATGTGCAGATGGTATTTCAGGACCCGGCGCAGGCTTTCAATCCGAAAATGAAGATAAAGGATATCCTTTGCGAGCCGTTGCGCAATTTCAAGCTGATAAAAGACAGTGAGGCGGGGGAAAAGGCCGAAGCGCTTTTGCGCATGGTTGAATTACCGGAGCAATTTGCTGACCGTTATCCCGGCAATATGAGCGGCGGGCAGCGCCAGCGCGTTGGCATTGCCCGGGCGCTGGCGCTCGGCCCCGACATTCTCGTTTGCGATGAGGCGACCAGTGCGCTGGATGTGTCTGTGCAGAAAAAAATTGTGGAGCTTCTGGTCAGAATACAACAGGAAAAAAATCTGTCCATGATCTTTATCTGTCATGATTTGGCCCTGATATCGCAGATTAGCCATCGCATCGCCGTGATGTATCTCGGCAATATCGTGGAGGTGCTGGCGGGCAGCGAGCTGAATAAGGCGCAGCACCCTTATACAAAGGCGTTGTTGCAGTCCGTTTTTCCGGTGAAGAAAAAGGGCGGGACAGCGGTGCGAACGCTGGCCGGAGAGATCCCCAGCCCTCTCGACTTGCCGCCAGGTTGTCCATTTCAAACCAGATGTCCGGAGAGCAGGGAAATATGCAGTCAGGAAAAGCCGGCTCTTGAGGAGATTGCGCCTGGACACAGTGCTGCCTGTCATTTATTGAAGGCGCAGCAACCCTCAGGCCGCCCAGCTTAA
- a CDS encoding ABC transporter ATP-binding protein, translating to MLLEVSELSVSYAERAIVRDVNLSLAEGEVLAIVGESGSGKTTVIRAIMGCLPHEGRVSGGRILFEGKNLLENTPDEWSRLCGTKAAMVFQDSGSMLDPIRRIGSQFIEYICEHSPMTKREAARAAEDMLRKMHLPNPENIMKGYPFELSGGMRQRVGVAMAMFFTPRLLLADEPTSALDVTTQAQVVKEMMEICQKDKTAIIIVTHNIGVAAYMSDKLVVMQEGRIVESGETDDIIARPQSAYTKELLDAVPQVGGERYVG from the coding sequence ATGTTGCTAGAGGTATCAGAACTTTCGGTATCCTATGCGGAACGTGCAATCGTCCGGGATGTGAATTTATCGCTTGCTGAGGGGGAAGTCCTGGCGATTGTCGGCGAAAGCGGCAGCGGCAAGACAACGGTTATCCGCGCAATCATGGGCTGCCTGCCGCATGAGGGCCGTGTAAGCGGCGGGAGGATCCTCTTTGAAGGTAAAAATCTATTGGAAAATACGCCTGACGAGTGGAGTCGCCTCTGCGGAACCAAGGCCGCCATGGTTTTTCAGGACAGCGGGAGCATGCTGGATCCCATCCGGCGTATCGGCAGCCAATTTATTGAGTATATCTGCGAGCACTCGCCGATGACGAAAAGAGAAGCCGCCAGGGCGGCAGAGGATATGCTGAGGAAAATGCACTTGCCCAATCCGGAAAATATTATGAAAGGCTACCCGTTTGAACTGAGCGGCGGCATGCGCCAGCGCGTCGGCGTGGCCATGGCCATGTTTTTTACACCGCGCCTGCTGCTGGCGGATGAGCCGACTTCGGCCCTGGATGTGACAACGCAGGCGCAAGTGGTAAAAGAAATGATGGAAATCTGCCAGAAGGATAAAACGGCAATCATCATTGTTACCCATAATATCGGTGTAGCCGCCTATATGTCGGATAAGCTGGTCGTCATGCAAGAAGGCCGGATCGTAGAGTCCGGCGAAACGGATGATATTATTGCCCGGCCGCAGTCGGCGTATACGAAAGAACTGTTAGATGCGGTGCCGCAGGTCGGAGGGGAAAGATATGTTGGCTGA
- a CDS encoding ABC transporter substrate-binding protein — protein MKRLGRFTCLLLLICMAATLIAGCGGSGTKEADPTTLRIGVTNFADSLEPTENYFGWVVMRYGLGESLAKFDEKMNVQPWLAESWQISADHMSWTFKIRDGVKFSNGKPLDAAAVKASLERAFAKNKRSVTFFKYKEMKADGQTLTILTEKPEPNMPGFLADPLFLIVDVSAEPERNFAKEGPIGTGPYMCKSFVKDKAVMVKNSHYWDGEVPYETVEIPSIDDPNTRAMALQSGEVDMAVNIAAGDISLFNDKEKFHIDRIPSLRTVLARINQKGVLGDQKVRAAFISACDRKVYNEVILKGTFIEGKAPVPPSMDYGFDQLTDPNSYNIDRAKQLLAEAGWKDADGDGILEKDGKKLTVDFVVYNSRAELPIYAEAAQSDAKKVGFDVKIKTVDYNLIDKMGINGEYDLLISNITTANTGDPEIFLNWYWRTNKNGDNPQNGSGYSNPALDAKFAELSAEFEHQKRRQLIIDIQQIIMNDGAALFLGYPETNIISSVSLEGARMYPSDYYWLTNKIKPAKK, from the coding sequence ATGAAGAGACTGGGAAGATTTACCTGCCTGCTGCTGCTGATTTGTATGGCAGCGACTCTTATAGCGGGCTGCGGCGGCAGCGGTACAAAGGAAGCTGACCCAACGACGCTGAGAATTGGTGTAACAAATTTTGCGGATTCACTGGAACCAACGGAGAATTATTTTGGCTGGGTCGTTATGCGTTATGGCCTGGGGGAAAGTCTTGCAAAATTTGATGAAAAGATGAATGTGCAGCCGTGGCTGGCTGAAAGCTGGCAGATTAGTGCCGACCACATGAGCTGGACCTTTAAAATCAGAGACGGAGTGAAGTTCTCCAACGGCAAGCCGTTAGACGCGGCCGCTGTTAAGGCCTCGCTGGAAAGAGCCTTTGCGAAAAATAAACGGTCGGTAACATTTTTTAAGTATAAGGAAATGAAGGCTGACGGTCAAACGCTTACGATCCTGACGGAAAAGCCGGAGCCGAATATGCCGGGCTTTTTGGCCGATCCGCTCTTTTTGATTGTAGATGTATCGGCTGAACCGGAACGCAACTTCGCCAAGGAAGGTCCGATTGGCACCGGTCCCTATATGTGCAAGTCTTTCGTCAAGGATAAAGCGGTTATGGTGAAAAATTCGCATTACTGGGACGGCGAAGTGCCTTATGAAACAGTTGAAATTCCGTCTATAGACGATCCGAATACCCGGGCAATGGCTCTGCAGTCCGGCGAGGTGGACATGGCGGTCAATATTGCAGCCGGTGATATTAGCCTCTTTAACGACAAGGAAAAGTTCCATATCGACAGAATTCCCTCACTGCGCACCGTCCTGGCGCGAATTAACCAAAAAGGCGTTTTAGGCGATCAGAAGGTTCGCGCGGCATTCATCAGCGCCTGCGACAGAAAGGTATATAATGAAGTTATTTTGAAAGGAACCTTTATTGAGGGCAAGGCTCCTGTACCTCCATCGATGGATTACGGCTTCGATCAGCTTACGGATCCCAACAGCTATAATATTGACCGCGCCAAACAGCTATTGGCGGAAGCCGGCTGGAAGGACGCCGACGGTGACGGTATACTGGAAAAGGACGGCAAGAAGCTGACGGTGGATTTTGTTGTGTATAACAGCCGCGCGGAACTGCCGATCTACGCCGAGGCGGCGCAATCAGATGCGAAAAAAGTGGGCTTTGATGTAAAAATCAAGACGGTGGACTATAATCTGATTGATAAGATGGGGATTAACGGCGAGTATGACTTGCTAATTTCGAATATTACGACGGCCAATACCGGCGATCCGGAAATCTTCCTGAACTGGTACTGGCGGACCAACAAGAACGGCGATAATCCGCAGAACGGCTCCGGCTACAGCAATCCTGCACTGGATGCGAAGTTTGCGGAACTGTCCGCAGAGTTTGAACATCAAAAGCGCCGTCAGCTCATCATCGATATTCAGCAGATCATTATGAACGATGGCGCGGCTCTGTTCCTGGGCTATCCGGAAACCAACATCATCAGCTCGGTTTCGCTTGAAGGGGCGCGGATGTATCCGTCCGATTATTACTGGCTGACCAATAAGATTAAACCGGCGAAAAAATAA
- the nikC gene encoding nickel transporter permease, translating to MAFWTKDKFLFGLYTFFVLVVVGFALFAPWLAPYDPYDAVMRQSLQAPSAEHIFGTDKLGRDCFSRILYGMRTSLIMTMMVVSIITVGGTFIGVVAGYSGGKVDTVLMRIVDMMLAFPGIVLAIAIAGMLGGNIVNAILALAAVNWTKYARLGRSLTLKLRERDFIAAAVTNGTRPLHLLWRHILPNILPIIVITAAMDIGVMIMELAGLSFLGFGAQPPTPEWGLMLNEGRQHIQTAPWLMLYPGAAILIVVAIFNLWGDSLRDIMDPQRTN from the coding sequence GTGGCGTTTTGGACAAAGGACAAGTTTTTGTTTGGGCTGTACACGTTTTTTGTCCTTGTGGTTGTCGGCTTTGCGCTCTTTGCGCCCTGGCTGGCTCCTTATGATCCGTATGACGCGGTAATGCGGCAGTCGCTGCAGGCGCCGTCGGCGGAGCACATATTCGGCACGGACAAGCTGGGGCGGGACTGTTTTTCGCGTATTCTTTACGGGATGCGCACCTCGTTGATCATGACGATGATGGTGGTTTCTATTATTACGGTAGGAGGAACTTTTATCGGCGTGGTGGCCGGCTATTCGGGCGGCAAAGTGGATACTGTGCTCATGCGCATTGTGGACATGATGCTGGCTTTTCCGGGGATCGTGCTGGCTATTGCCATTGCCGGTATGCTGGGCGGCAATATCGTAAATGCAATTTTGGCGCTGGCGGCGGTGAACTGGACCAAGTACGCGCGTTTGGGGCGCAGCCTTACGCTGAAGCTGCGCGAGCGTGATTTTATCGCAGCGGCCGTAACCAATGGGACAAGGCCGCTGCATCTTTTATGGCGTCATATTCTGCCCAATATTCTGCCGATCATTGTTATAACGGCCGCCATGGACATCGGTGTGATGATTATGGAATTGGCAGGCTTGTCGTTTTTGGGCTTTGGCGCGCAGCCGCCGACACCGGAATGGGGACTTATGCTCAATGAGGGAAGACAGCATATCCAAACGGCTCCCTGGCTGATGCTGTATCCGGGAGCGGCCATACTGATTGTTGTAGCGATTTTCAACCTATGGGGAGACAGCCTGCGCGATATTATGGACCCACAGCGGACAAACTGA
- the nikB gene encoding nickel ABC transporter permease — translation MKRKELLHRLAQMLITLFGVSLLTFSLMYLSPGDPVEMLLEVGDTIVSEETIAETRAQLGLDQPFHVQYLRWLTGVLQGDMGMAYSAKMPVADRLWQCLPGTIVLAAASIVMMLLISVPCGILAAVYRNRAVDYLIRGITFLGVSMPSFWVGLILLYVFGLKLGLFPIAGGVVSFDRMVLPALTLAIAMSAKYTRQVRTAILEELGQDYIIGARMRGLPMQKILWRHVLPNACLPLITLLGLSIGWLLGGAAVIEMVFSWPGLGKMAVQAIAMRDYPLVQGVVLWIAVLYMAINLLVDISYTYLDPRLKKGGG, via the coding sequence TTGAAGAGAAAAGAGCTTTTGCATCGTTTGGCGCAGATGCTTATTACGCTTTTCGGTGTGAGCCTGCTGACGTTTTCTCTGATGTATCTGTCGCCGGGGGACCCGGTGGAGATGTTGCTGGAGGTAGGCGATACCATTGTTTCGGAGGAAACGATTGCCGAAACGCGGGCGCAGCTGGGCCTGGACCAGCCGTTTCATGTGCAGTACCTTCGCTGGCTTACCGGTGTTTTGCAGGGGGATATGGGCATGGCGTATTCGGCGAAGATGCCGGTAGCCGACCGTCTCTGGCAGTGTCTGCCGGGCACTATAGTGCTCGCCGCCGCGTCGATTGTCATGATGCTGCTGATCTCGGTGCCGTGCGGGATACTGGCGGCGGTGTATCGAAACCGCGCTGTTGATTATCTAATTCGCGGCATTACGTTTTTAGGTGTATCCATGCCGAGCTTCTGGGTAGGGCTTATTCTGCTGTATGTTTTTGGGCTGAAGCTGGGTTTGTTCCCGATAGCGGGCGGCGTGGTGTCGTTTGACCGGATGGTGCTGCCGGCGCTGACGCTGGCTATTGCGATGTCGGCTAAATATACGCGGCAGGTGCGTACGGCAATTTTGGAGGAACTGGGACAGGATTATATCATTGGCGCCCGGATGCGGGGCTTGCCCATGCAGAAGATTCTCTGGCGGCATGTGCTGCCAAATGCGTGTTTGCCGCTGATCACGCTCTTGGGTTTGTCGATCGGCTGGCTGCTAGGCGGCGCGGCTGTTATTGAGATGGTCTTTTCCTGGCCCGGTCTTGGCAAAATGGCGGTGCAGGCCATTGCGATGCGTGATTATCCGCTGGTGCAGGGGGTTGTCCTCTGGATTGCCGTTTTATATATGGCAATAAATCTGTTAGTCGATATTTCCTATACCTATCTTGATCCGCGGCTGAAGAAAGGAGGAGGCTGA
- a CDS encoding ABC transporter ATP-binding protein: MVLSEPGWAEEQADAVVVLKNVSLTYQADSDIYALANIDLSLHEGEFVCLLGPSGCGKSTLLKIVAGFISPSAGQAVMDGAAIQGADWHRGVVFQQPPLYPWLTTRDNVRFGLRMRNIPESESRQLTEEYLRKVGLEEFGNHKPYELSGGMKQRVAIARSLVNKPRVLLMDEPFGALDALTREQMQSLLRNIWWESKCTILFITHDVDEALALGTRVLVMSKRPGRIVKEFKTSFTYAISGENSNRVRYTAQFLQAREEILELINRQEISYII; this comes from the coding sequence ATGGTGTTAAGTGAGCCCGGGTGGGCTGAGGAGCAGGCTGATGCGGTGGTGGTCCTGAAGAATGTGTCGTTGACTTATCAGGCGGACTCTGACATATATGCATTGGCAAACATTGATCTTAGCCTGCACGAAGGCGAGTTTGTCTGCCTGCTGGGACCTTCGGGCTGCGGAAAAAGCACTTTGTTAAAAATTGTTGCCGGTTTTATCAGCCCGTCGGCCGGCCAGGCTGTTATGGACGGGGCAGCAATCCAAGGGGCCGACTGGCATCGGGGGGTTGTGTTTCAGCAGCCGCCCCTGTATCCCTGGCTGACCACCCGGGATAATGTCCGGTTTGGGCTAAGAATGCGCAATATCCCTGAAAGTGAGAGCCGGCAGCTTACCGAAGAATATCTGCGGAAAGTGGGTTTGGAGGAGTTCGGTAATCATAAGCCGTACGAATTATCGGGCGGTATGAAACAACGGGTAGCTATTGCCCGGTCATTGGTTAATAAACCCCGCGTACTGTTGATGGATGAGCCTTTCGGGGCCCTGGACGCCCTGACCCGCGAGCAGATGCAAAGCCTGTTGCGCAACATATGGTGGGAATCGAAATGCACGATTTTATTTATTACCCATGATGTGGATGAAGCGCTGGCCCTGGGAACCAGGGTGCTGGTTATGTCCAAGCGGCCGGGGCGCATTGTGAAAGAATTTAAAACCTCCTTCACTTATGCAATCTCCGGGGAGAATTCTAACCGGGTACGCTATACAGCGCAATTTTTACAGGCGCGCGAAGAAATCCTCGAATTGATTAACCGGCAGGAGATTAGCTATATTATATAA
- a CDS encoding aliphatic sulfonate ABC transporter substrate-binding protein, with product MRKKWKKLLVAGGLILAVALQLTGCGQSNQAGTPAKPEVVTIGFQDIPNDEIVAKVKGFYESELGVKVNFKKFDSGRDVNNAFASNSIDIGLMGSTPAAVGISQGLGYEVFWIHDVIGAAESLAVKNTANINSVQDLKGKKVAVPFSSTAHYSLLNALKVEGVNQAEVKILDMQPPDIFAAWQRGDIDAAYVWNPVLGKLLADGKVITDSGKLAEKGIITADLGVVSKEFARKYPEVVAQYIKVQQKAHDLYKNNPDEAAAALAQGLNIDKAEALKQTRELIWLSGREQVADKYFGSSTNKGNLAKVLKATADFLVEQKAIETAPDLEAFEKAVNPQYIETTLK from the coding sequence ATGAGAAAAAAATGGAAAAAATTGTTGGTGGCAGGCGGGCTGATACTGGCTGTGGCCCTGCAATTGACCGGCTGCGGCCAGAGCAACCAGGCTGGTACACCGGCGAAGCCGGAAGTGGTCACTATTGGTTTTCAGGATATACCCAATGACGAAATCGTAGCCAAGGTGAAAGGTTTTTATGAGAGTGAGCTGGGAGTAAAGGTTAATTTCAAAAAATTTGATTCCGGCCGGGATGTCAACAACGCCTTTGCCTCAAACAGTATTGATATTGGGTTAATGGGGAGTACGCCCGCTGCTGTCGGCATCTCCCAGGGGCTTGGCTATGAGGTTTTCTGGATTCATGATGTTATCGGGGCGGCCGAGTCGCTGGCGGTAAAGAACACTGCCAATATTAATTCAGTTCAGGACCTGAAAGGTAAAAAAGTGGCGGTGCCGTTTAGCTCCACGGCTCACTACAGCCTGCTGAATGCCCTGAAGGTGGAGGGTGTCAATCAGGCTGAAGTTAAGATATTGGATATGCAGCCGCCTGATATTTTTGCGGCCTGGCAGCGTGGCGATATTGACGCCGCTTATGTCTGGAATCCTGTTTTAGGCAAATTGCTGGCCGATGGCAAGGTGATCACCGACAGTGGCAAATTAGCGGAGAAAGGCATAATAACGGCCGATCTTGGGGTTGTCAGCAAAGAATTTGCCCGGAAATATCCGGAGGTTGTCGCTCAATATATAAAAGTCCAGCAAAAAGCCCATGACCTTTACAAAAACAATCCTGATGAGGCGGCCGCAGCTTTGGCGCAAGGACTGAATATTGATAAAGCCGAGGCGTTAAAGCAGACCAGGGAACTGATTTGGCTGTCCGGCCGGGAGCAGGTGGCTGACAAATACTTTGGCTCAAGCACCAATAAGGGTAATCTGGCTAAAGTATTAAAGGCTACCGCCGACTTCCTGGTTGAGCAAAAAGCAATCGAAACCGCCCCGGACCTGGAGGCTTTTGAGAAAGCCGTTAACCCCCAATATATTGAAACTACGTTAAAGTAA
- a CDS encoding ABC transporter permease subunit — MIRVEVGSVCRTAGRHITTERLLTFSTVGIVLLLWFIVTELKLVSDILVPSPHKVMNSFLEIARNGYKENGLLTHLGDSMLRLIASFLLVVITAIPLGLASGYNSKIRAIVDPLIEFYRPLPPLAYYTLLVLWMGIENSSKIALLYLAGFAPVYIACVAGVLKIRNDYIDGAYTLGANSRQVFLHVIFPACLPDIFVGLRTAIGVAYTTLVAAEMVAAVTGIGWMVLDASKFLRSDIIFLGIIIMGITGIMIDRIIRFAEQRIVPWKGKE; from the coding sequence ATGATCAGGGTTGAGGTTGGGAGTGTATGCCGCACTGCCGGCAGGCATATTACCACAGAGCGCTTATTGACGTTCAGCACAGTCGGTATCGTGCTGTTGCTGTGGTTTATAGTTACCGAGTTAAAGCTTGTGTCAGACATTCTGGTGCCTTCGCCGCACAAAGTTATGAACAGCTTTCTGGAAATTGCCAGGAACGGTTATAAAGAAAATGGCCTGCTCACACACCTGGGGGACAGCATGCTCCGCCTTATCGCTTCATTCTTGCTGGTGGTCATTACGGCTATTCCGCTGGGGTTAGCCAGCGGCTACAATTCAAAAATCCGCGCTATTGTGGATCCGCTGATTGAATTTTACCGGCCGCTGCCGCCGCTGGCCTATTATACCCTGCTGGTGTTATGGATGGGGATAGAGAATTCATCCAAGATTGCGTTGTTATATCTGGCAGGCTTTGCCCCTGTTTATATTGCCTGTGTAGCGGGGGTACTGAAGATCAGAAATGACTATATTGATGGCGCTTATACACTGGGGGCCAACAGCAGGCAGGTCTTCCTGCATGTGATTTTTCCGGCCTGCCTGCCTGATATATTTGTCGGTTTACGGACCGCAATTGGTGTTGCTTATACAACTTTAGTTGCGGCCGAGATGGTTGCGGCTGTGACCGGTATCGGCTGGATGGTACTTGATGCCAGTAAATTTCTAAGAAGCGATATTATTTTTCTCGGCATTATTATTATGGGCATAACCGGTATTATGATTGACAGGATAATAAGGTTTGCCGAGCAAAGGATCGTACCTTGGAAAGGAAAAGAATAA
- a CDS encoding aspartate aminotransferase family protein, whose protein sequence is MNKEVAGGLDADELARLHREHLWLHLTNHRQFDHQEPPIMVEGNGFIIKDALGREYVDGLSGGVWAVNVGYGRETMVKAISEQLRRLPYYAGSLATPPYILLAQKLAALLPRLPKVYISNSGSEANEKAFKIARQYFREQYPRRDKYKIIYRNRDYHGTTLAALASSGQTERKLKFGPLPAGFVEIPHALCYRCEFGKRYPGCNIDCARALETVIQTEGEDSVAAVIVEPITAGGGIIPPVAEYYPLVQEICRRYEVLLIMDEVVTGFGRTGLMFGHQHYGVDPDIITMAKGLASGYMPISATVARKSIFDRFLAEPEDTSGYFRDISTFGGCTGCSAAALENIRIIEEERLAEQSAAMGTYLMASLQELAGLPVVGEVRGKGLLVGIELVADKKSQSPLPEKYLAQVVAAAKAEGVIIGRMVRSVPELNNVLYTAPPLIIDKAGIDKITAALRGALGKLRV, encoded by the coding sequence ATGAATAAAGAAGTGGCAGGCGGACTCGATGCCGATGAATTGGCACGTCTCCACCGGGAGCACTTGTGGCTGCACCTTACAAATCACAGGCAGTTTGATCACCAGGAGCCGCCGATTATGGTCGAGGGCAATGGCTTTATCATTAAAGATGCCTTGGGCCGGGAATATGTGGATGGCTTGTCCGGCGGGGTTTGGGCTGTTAATGTCGGCTATGGCCGGGAAACCATGGTCAAGGCAATCAGCGAGCAATTACGGCGGCTGCCTTATTATGCCGGTTCACTGGCGACACCCCCTTATATTTTGCTGGCCCAGAAGCTGGCGGCCTTATTGCCTAGGCTGCCGAAAGTATATATTTCCAATAGCGGCTCCGAAGCTAACGAAAAGGCGTTTAAGATTGCCAGACAATATTTTCGCGAGCAATATCCCCGACGAGACAAATATAAGATTATTTACCGCAACCGGGATTATCACGGTACTACTTTGGCGGCGCTGGCCAGCAGCGGGCAGACAGAACGAAAACTGAAATTCGGGCCGTTGCCGGCCGGCTTTGTTGAAATCCCTCATGCTCTTTGTTACCGGTGCGAATTTGGCAAGCGTTATCCCGGCTGTAATATTGACTGTGCCCGGGCCCTCGAGACTGTCATACAAACAGAAGGTGAAGACTCGGTTGCTGCTGTTATTGTCGAGCCGATTACCGCCGGCGGCGGGATTATTCCGCCGGTTGCCGAGTATTATCCGCTTGTGCAGGAGATCTGCCGCCGCTATGAGGTGCTGCTGATTATGGATGAGGTGGTTACCGGCTTTGGCAGAACCGGCTTAATGTTTGGCCATCAGCACTATGGCGTTGATCCGGATATTATTACCATGGCCAAAGGTCTGGCAAGCGGTTATATGCCGATATCGGCCACAGTTGCGAGGAAAAGTATCTTTGACAGGTTTCTGGCTGAACCGGAGGATACAAGCGGCTACTTCCGGGATATCAGCACCTTTGGCGGCTGTACCGGCTGCTCGGCGGCGGCGCTGGAGAATATCAGGATCATTGAGGAGGAGCGACTGGCGGAGCAGAGTGCGGCCATGGGTACATATTTAATGGCGAGCCTGCAAGAGCTGGCCGGGCTGCCGGTTGTCGGCGAGGTTAGGGGCAAAGGGTTATTAGTGGGCATTGAATTAGTGGCCGACAAAAAATCCCAGAGCCCGCTGCCTGAGAAATATCTGGCCCAGGTGGTGGCGGCCGCTAAAGCAGAAGGGGTTATTATCGGCAGAATGGTGCGCAGTGTCCCTGAGCTTAATAATGTCTTATATACGGCGCCGCCGCTGATTATCGACAAAGCGGGTATTGATAAAATTACCGCTGCCCTGCGGGGAGCACTGGGCAAGCTGCGGGTTTAG
- a CDS encoding GntR family transcriptional regulator encodes MLDRKNSMPLHLQVRNCLHNEILKGTFTDKIPAEYDLMARFAVSRATIRRAIRSLIEEGILESRQGLGTFVAVRPIEEWLGNLSTFFEIVDEMGMNPNIRVLSQGMVTAPQDAAKIFGVKDVYETIRLRLANDTPVVLETQYYPLAIGQKLAEFDLNNVSTYDILETKLGISLWEAKQTIASIIPADREKKLLGLTADPCCALLSKRLVTDHDGNPLEYEKSIYRSDMYAFRINLTRRRKI; translated from the coding sequence GTGTTAGATCGAAAAAATTCTATGCCGCTGCATTTGCAAGTGCGAAATTGCCTGCATAACGAAATTTTAAAGGGGACTTTTACCGATAAGATCCCGGCCGAATACGATCTTATGGCTAGATTTGCCGTAAGCCGGGCCACAATCCGCCGGGCCATCCGGAGTTTAATTGAGGAAGGTATCCTCGAATCACGGCAAGGGCTGGGAACATTTGTTGCCGTCAGGCCGATTGAGGAGTGGCTGGGCAACTTAAGCACCTTTTTTGAGATTGTTGATGAAATGGGAATGAATCCTAATATCCGGGTGCTAAGTCAGGGAATGGTTACCGCCCCCCAGGATGCAGCCAAGATTTTCGGTGTAAAAGATGTCTACGAAACAATCAGGCTGCGCTTAGCCAATGACACCCCGGTGGTCCTGGAAACCCAGTATTATCCGTTGGCGATTGGACAAAAGTTAGCGGAATTTGATTTAAATAATGTTTCAACTTATGATATCCTGGAAACAAAACTGGGTATAAGCCTCTGGGAGGCCAAACAAACAATTGCCTCAATTATTCCGGCCGACCGGGAGAAAAAACTCTTAGGACTGACGGCCGACCCTTGCTGTGCACTGCTTTCCAAACGTCTGGTCACCGATCACGACGGCAATCCGCTGGAATATGAGAAAAGCATCTACCGGAGTGACATGTATGCCTTTCGGATTAACTTAACCCGCCGGCGTAAAATATAG
- a CDS encoding nitroreductase family protein has product MELSAAIANRRSIRKFKPDQVSDDDIKAILAAARLAPSGSNLQPSRYVVIKSPEAKARLAEYTLPFVTKAPVIIVCCTDSQVWSTALARWTELQAAGAFSDNPLDVEKILEYKQRNPLDPETAKAYAWLNAAIAIDHMTLTAFDLGLGSCWIGILDRQKIKTMLELDDRYDVVALLPVGYPDQQPAARPRLAMSELLLKEL; this is encoded by the coding sequence ATGGAACTGAGTGCTGCCATTGCCAACAGGAGAAGTATCCGGAAATTTAAGCCTGATCAGGTGTCTGACGACGACATCAAAGCAATATTGGCGGCAGCAAGGCTGGCCCCCTCCGGGTCCAACCTGCAGCCTTCACGCTATGTGGTTATTAAAAGCCCGGAAGCCAAAGCCAGGCTGGCAGAGTATACGCTGCCGTTTGTAACGAAAGCCCCGGTGATCATCGTATGCTGCACAGACTCGCAGGTATGGTCGACGGCCCTGGCAAGATGGACCGAGCTGCAAGCCGCAGGCGCCTTTAGCGACAATCCGCTTGATGTGGAAAAAATCCTTGAGTATAAGCAGCGAAACCCTCTTGATCCGGAAACGGCCAAGGCGTATGCCTGGCTGAATGCGGCGATTGCGATTGATCATATGACCCTTACAGCCTTCGACTTAGGCTTAGGCAGCTGCTGGATTGGCATCCTGGACCGTCAAAAGATTAAAACAATGCTTGAACTGGATGACAGATATGATGTGGTGGCCCTGCTGCCGGTCGGCTATCCTGATCAGCAGCCGGCAGCAAGGCCGCGGCTGGCAATGAGTGAGTTATTGTTAAAAGAACTATAG